The Mucilaginibacter yixingensis genome window below encodes:
- a CDS encoding DUF4450 domain-containing protein: MRRISKFNQKGFAKQICKALLLSTPFIVNSTVLAQKTATSQRPTSSNPQLWHGIERELRYHPDGDDFVISNGKRRFNRALYGTNTAFRVEAGDLPEFALYLPGMGGNLKLGLIAGTQSKWLIEASSIEARYRPGSMLYSIKDPLLGNATLSIQVLPGADDENIIVKAHITGTTNAKLFWTFGGATGKKFSRDGDIGADPESSFYLKPQYCEGNDIQFKDNSFTLNFSGKSLSESGRYENDQISAGRDKSETVTKNVLYGQFPASTQVRKADANQQASPAALLQSDAGTQPVLCGIATDASKDIYWVVQNAKPIKTDAAALLAAAEAKRAKLAGRVKVHTPDPFINTFGGALSVAADGIWESPSYMHGAVAWRMRLPAWRGPYVADPLGWHDRAWSHFSSYALSQVTLPPKGPVVADTALHIARQKEQMGTAMFSSGYIARNPGGGKLGPHHYDMNLVYIDELLNHFKWTGNLDEVKQLWPTIKRSLAWEKRNYDADGDGLYDAYCAIWASDAMEYSGGGVAHSSAYNYRSNKSAAYLARLVGDDPKPYEQEAQHILDAMNKKLWLPSTGSYAEYKDLLGLQQTHPSAGLWTIYHSIDSEVPDAFQTYESLRYVDTQIPHIPVIAKGLSGKDFLLSTTNWEPYDWSLNNVVMAENLHTALAYWQGNRAEDAYKLWKSAILDSMYLGACPGNFQQISFYDTNRGELYRDFADPIGMGARSLVEGLFGVRPDLLKDSVIIAPGLPEEWNYASLNVPDVKFDFKRTGETDSYHITPGFQKAAYLKLILPARRLGIRSLTVNGKPVVWYGVNGVVGQPQIRIEAGKQKDYQVNIVWDDKAAVAVGEFYGEALCVYGGDVRTPLNKPVIEVADPEQVLNKYTIAENGIKYEVKPLFGHRTFFVKVGTKQLNWWVPIKLNIVSNLSLSVDKKQSQDQLDFKLSEMFGSEIWKINVNPRTARDWHKEIAKGDSQSVAIKVGGENLFPGSNRVVINAGNTSIDTALINWHINPASALKTETIDLKPYFNDEVTSIFQNKYMSPRPQSPTLQLPWQGIGNWSYPLVTANVDDSGLRKAAGDKGIFTIPQGIPFKVSPVAEKNIIYTSRWDNYPHEASVPLSGKASHAYFLMAGSTNPMQSRMVNGTVTVTYADGSTSVLQLKNPENWWPIEQDPDNDGFAFDTGAPSPLRVHLKTGEVTDNNHKFVGIKGFSNRGIDGGAGVILDLPLDGTKPLKAVEVKTLCNDVVIGLMAVTLVKE, translated from the coding sequence TTGCGCAGAATATCGAAATTTAACCAAAAGGGCTTTGCAAAACAGATTTGCAAAGCCCTTTTACTTTCTACCCCGTTTATTGTCAATTCTACAGTTTTAGCTCAAAAAACTGCGACATCTCAAAGACCGACATCTTCAAACCCGCAGCTATGGCATGGTATTGAGCGCGAGCTACGCTATCATCCCGATGGTGATGATTTTGTAATTAGCAACGGCAAGCGTCGTTTTAACCGCGCGTTGTATGGCACCAACACGGCCTTCAGGGTGGAGGCCGGCGATTTACCAGAGTTTGCATTGTACCTGCCTGGCATGGGGGGCAACCTGAAACTGGGATTAATAGCAGGCACTCAAAGCAAATGGCTCATTGAAGCGTCGTCTATCGAGGCACGTTACCGCCCGGGCAGTATGCTTTACAGCATTAAAGATCCGCTACTGGGTAATGCAACGCTATCAATACAGGTATTGCCGGGGGCTGATGATGAGAACATCATTGTTAAAGCCCATATTACCGGTACAACAAATGCCAAACTGTTCTGGACTTTTGGTGGTGCTACTGGCAAGAAATTTAGTCGTGATGGTGATATCGGGGCCGATCCCGAGTCATCTTTCTACCTGAAACCGCAGTATTGCGAGGGGAACGATATTCAGTTTAAAGACAATAGCTTCACGCTCAATTTCAGTGGTAAAAGCTTGAGCGAGTCTGGCCGTTATGAGAATGATCAGATCAGTGCAGGCAGAGATAAGTCAGAAACCGTTACCAAAAACGTATTGTACGGGCAGTTCCCGGCGTCAACGCAAGTACGTAAGGCTGATGCAAATCAGCAGGCATCGCCGGCGGCATTACTGCAATCAGATGCAGGTACACAACCTGTATTGTGCGGCATTGCTACAGATGCATCAAAAGATATTTACTGGGTAGTGCAAAATGCAAAACCCATCAAAACAGATGCCGCCGCATTGCTAGCAGCGGCAGAGGCCAAACGCGCTAAACTAGCGGGCAGGGTAAAAGTACACACGCCAGATCCATTCATTAACACCTTCGGTGGTGCGCTGAGCGTTGCTGCCGATGGCATTTGGGAGTCGCCATCATACATGCACGGGGCTGTGGCCTGGCGTATGCGTTTACCGGCCTGGCGTGGCCCATACGTGGCCGATCCACTGGGTTGGCACGACAGGGCATGGTCGCACTTTAGCAGTTACGCGCTCTCACAGGTGACGCTGCCGCCTAAGGGACCTGTTGTGGCTGATACCGCGCTGCACATTGCCCGCCAGAAAGAACAGATGGGTACGGCCATGTTTAGCAGTGGTTATATTGCCCGTAATCCGGGTGGTGGTAAATTGGGCCCGCACCATTATGATATGAACCTGGTTTACATTGACGAGTTGCTGAACCATTTTAAGTGGACCGGTAACCTGGATGAGGTAAAGCAGTTGTGGCCCACCATCAAACGCTCTTTAGCCTGGGAAAAAAGAAATTATGATGCCGATGGCGACGGTTTATACGATGCCTATTGCGCCATCTGGGCCAGCGATGCCATGGAGTATAGCGGCGGCGGCGTAGCGCATTCATCAGCCTACAACTATCGCTCTAACAAATCGGCAGCCTATCTGGCCCGTCTGGTTGGCGATGACCCGAAACCTTACGAGCAGGAAGCACAGCACATCCTGGATGCGATGAATAAAAAGCTGTGGCTACCGTCAACGGGCAGCTACGCTGAATATAAAGACCTGTTGGGTTTGCAGCAAACGCACCCATCAGCCGGTTTGTGGACTATCTATCATTCTATAGACTCTGAGGTGCCGGATGCTTTTCAAACTTATGAGTCGCTGCGATATGTTGATACGCAGATCCCGCATATTCCGGTTATTGCCAAAGGTTTATCGGGTAAAGATTTCCTGCTGAGTACTACTAATTGGGAACCGTATGATTGGTCGCTCAATAACGTGGTAATGGCCGAAAACCTGCATACTGCGTTAGCTTACTGGCAGGGCAACAGGGCGGAAGACGCCTATAAACTCTGGAAAAGCGCCATTTTAGATAGCATGTATCTGGGCGCATGTCCCGGCAATTTTCAGCAGATCTCATTCTATGATACCAATCGCGGAGAGCTTTACCGTGATTTTGCCGACCCGATTGGCATGGGCGCCCGCTCGCTTGTAGAAGGCTTGTTTGGCGTAAGGCCAGACTTGCTGAAAGACAGCGTGATAATTGCCCCGGGCTTACCGGAGGAATGGAACTACGCGTCGCTCAATGTGCCCGATGTAAAGTTCGACTTTAAACGTACCGGTGAGACGGACAGTTATCATATTACGCCGGGTTTCCAGAAAGCGGCATATCTGAAATTGATTTTACCGGCAAGAAGACTTGGTATTAGATCATTAACCGTAAATGGTAAGCCTGTTGTATGGTATGGGGTGAATGGAGTTGTGGGACAACCCCAGATAAGAATAGAGGCAGGGAAGCAGAAAGATTATCAGGTCAACATTGTTTGGGACGATAAGGCTGCTGTGGCTGTTGGCGAATTTTATGGAGAAGCATTGTGTGTTTATGGAGGAGATGTTCGTACTCCTTTAAATAAGCCAGTGATCGAAGTCGCTGATCCTGAGCAAGTATTAAATAAATATACTATTGCTGAGAATGGAATAAAATACGAAGTTAAACCACTGTTTGGTCATCGGACATTTTTTGTAAAAGTTGGTACTAAGCAATTGAATTGGTGGGTACCTATCAAATTAAATATAGTAAGTAATTTATCGCTATCTGTTGATAAAAAACAGTCTCAAGATCAACTTGATTTTAAGTTAAGCGAGATGTTCGGTAGCGAAATATGGAAAATTAATGTGAACCCGCGGACTGCACGTGACTGGCATAAGGAGATCGCAAAAGGTGACAGTCAGTCGGTAGCCATAAAAGTCGGTGGTGAGAACTTGTTCCCAGGCAGCAACCGCGTGGTTATTAATGCAGGCAATACCAGCATCGATACAGCGCTGATCAACTGGCACATAAATCCGGCATCGGCATTGAAAACAGAGACCATCGATCTGAAACCTTACTTTAATGATGAGGTGACCAGCATCTTCCAGAACAAGTATATGTCGCCAAGACCGCAATCGCCTACCTTGCAGCTGCCATGGCAGGGGATAGGCAACTGGTCATACCCGCTGGTAACGGCCAATGTTGATGACAGCGGTTTGCGCAAAGCAGCGGGCGATAAAGGCATATTTACCATTCCGCAGGGCATTCCTTTTAAGGTTTCGCCGGTGGCTGAGAAGAATATTATTTATACATCGCGTTGGGATAATTACCCACATGAGGCCAGCGTGCCGTTGAGCGGAAAAGCCAGTCATGCTTATTTCCTGATGGCAGGTTCTACCAACCCCATGCAATCGCGCATGGTGAACGGTACGGTTACGGTTACTTATGCTGATGGTTCTACATCGGTACTGCAACTGAAAAACCCTGAAAACTGGTGGCCGATAGAGCAAGATCCAGACAACGATGGTTTTGCCTTCGATACCGGTGCGCCAAGTCCGCTACGTGTACACCTGAAAACCGGCGAGGTGACTGATAATAACCACAAGTTTGTGGGCATTAAAGGTTTCTCTAACCGCGGTATAGATGGCGGTGCTGGCGTGATACTTGACCTTCCGTTGGATGGTACCAAACCCCTGAAAGCAGTAGAAGTAAAAACGCTTTGTAACGATGTAGTGATAGGATTGATGGCGGTGACGCTGGTTAAGGAGTAG
- a CDS encoding oligogalacturonate lyase family protein, translating into MNKLNQLTLITLAFASLHTASVKAQSVPVMETGGKNMPDVWIDKDTGHKVMRLVRRDGTATSNASFYFNNQCFIKQEGNKGDLMVFYGSTVDKSKGNQLFALNLKTLETKQLTNAVRPAGEMVCAQTKEAFYQTNDSVFAVNAITGKNRFVYAFPADFKGRAGTVNADGTFLACVKADPKEREIYAQYPEKHDYFNRIYDAHLEHTLYTLNTKTGAMKEIHRENEWTNHLLFSPVDPDILSYCHEGPWEKNDRIWNINIKTGKNTLMHKRTMVNEIAGHEFFGIGGQHEWFDLQKPKGKTFFLAAFDMKTGKEDKIYEMDRNEWSIHFNVSKDEKTFCGDGGDPGQVAKAPNGEWIYLFKPEGDRFKSEKLVNMKNHNYHLEPNVHFSPDEKWIIFRANFEGGVEQVYAVEIAKH; encoded by the coding sequence ATGAATAAATTAAACCAATTAACATTAATTACGCTGGCATTTGCATCATTGCATACAGCCTCTGTAAAAGCTCAGAGCGTGCCTGTAATGGAAACCGGCGGTAAAAATATGCCCGATGTATGGATTGATAAAGATACCGGTCATAAGGTAATGCGCCTGGTGCGTAGGGATGGTACAGCCACAAGCAATGCCAGCTTTTATTTTAACAACCAATGTTTTATTAAGCAGGAGGGTAACAAAGGCGATCTGATGGTTTTTTATGGCAGTACAGTCGATAAATCAAAAGGGAACCAATTGTTTGCCCTTAATCTGAAAACGCTGGAGACTAAGCAATTGACAAATGCGGTACGCCCGGCGGGCGAGATGGTGTGTGCGCAAACCAAAGAAGCTTTTTATCAAACCAACGATAGTGTATTTGCGGTAAATGCCATTACGGGCAAAAATCGTTTTGTCTACGCTTTCCCGGCTGACTTTAAAGGTCGTGCCGGTACGGTGAATGCTGACGGTACTTTTCTGGCTTGCGTAAAGGCCGATCCGAAGGAACGTGAGATCTATGCGCAGTATCCTGAAAAGCATGATTACTTTAACCGCATTTATGATGCACACCTGGAGCATACGCTTTATACCCTTAACACAAAAACTGGTGCGATGAAAGAGATCCATCGCGAGAACGAGTGGACCAATCACCTGTTATTCTCGCCGGTTGATCCGGATATCCTGTCTTACTGCCACGAAGGTCCGTGGGAGAAAAATGACCGCATCTGGAACATCAACATCAAAACTGGTAAAAATACCCTGATGCACAAACGTACCATGGTAAATGAGATTGCCGGTCACGAGTTTTTTGGTATTGGAGGTCAGCATGAGTGGTTTGATTTGCAGAAACCCAAAGGCAAAACCTTCTTCCTGGCAGCCTTTGATATGAAGACCGGCAAAGAAGACAAGATCTACGAGATGGACCGTAACGAGTGGTCAATCCACTTCAACGTAAGTAAAGACGAGAAAACTTTCTGCGGTGATGGTGGCGATCCGGGTCAGGTGGCAAAAGCGCCAAATGGTGAATGGATCTACCTGTTTAAACCAGAGGGAGATCGTTTTAAATCAGAGAAACTGGTGAATATGAAAAATCACAATTATCACCTGGAGCCAAACGTGCATTTCTCGCCAGATGAAAAGTGGATCATCTTCCGCGCCAACTTTGAGGGTGGGGTAGAGCAGGTATACGCGGTGGAAATTGCTAAACACTAA
- a CDS encoding polysaccharide deacetylase family protein → MAKYKISNFLKVLLLPLLPLLASAQVIKKPIPDKLVVLTFDDAVVSHATYVAPLLKKYGFGATFYVCEFGGTPNFSDKTKYMTWEQIAGLNKMGFEVGNHTWHHTHVNKLSKEKLTAELEYIEQKCAEYHIPKPVTFAYPGYDTGRVALQVLREKGYRFARAGWDRLYQPEKDHPFLVPGYTTHTEKKDDIYTLINGAKNGNVAVLTIHGVPDDAHPWVTTSPAVFEELLNYLKTNHYKVIAMRDLEKYINVDALLTPKTQ, encoded by the coding sequence ATGGCAAAGTATAAGATATCTAACTTTTTAAAGGTGCTCTTGCTACCGCTGCTGCCGCTTCTGGCAAGTGCTCAAGTTATAAAAAAGCCTATCCCCGATAAATTGGTGGTACTGACTTTTGACGACGCTGTAGTTAGTCATGCTACCTACGTTGCTCCGTTATTGAAGAAATACGGTTTCGGTGCCACGTTTTATGTATGTGAGTTTGGCGGCACCCCCAACTTTAGCGATAAAACTAAATACATGACCTGGGAGCAGATTGCCGGCCTGAACAAAATGGGTTTTGAGGTGGGCAACCATACCTGGCATCATACCCACGTTAACAAGCTTAGTAAAGAGAAATTAACCGCAGAGTTAGAGTACATAGAGCAAAAATGTGCCGAATACCACATCCCTAAACCGGTTACATTTGCTTATCCAGGCTATGATACAGGCAGGGTTGCGTTGCAGGTGCTGCGCGAAAAAGGCTACCGTTTTGCCCGCGCGGGATGGGACAGGTTATATCAGCCTGAAAAAGATCATCCTTTCCTGGTGCCCGGCTATACTACGCATACCGAGAAGAAGGACGATATTTACACCCTCATCAACGGCGCCAAAAATGGTAACGTTGCCGTGTTAACCATCCACGGGGTGCCGGATGATGCGCATCCCTGGGTAACTACCTCGCCTGCAGTTTTTGAAGAGCTGCTCAACTACCTGAAAACCAATCATTATAAGGTAATAGCCATGCGCGATCTTGAAAAGTACATCAACGTCGATGCTTTGCTTACGCCGAAAACCCAATAA
- a CDS encoding arylsulfatase — protein MKKVFTLLLASLCVAGVSAQQKAGKKPNIIIILADDMGYSDINCFGSDIETPNINAMAKGGLVMTNFYNASRCCPSRASLLTGLYQHQAGVGDMVNTRPQAAYQGYLNTNCVTIAEALKAGGYNTYMAGKWHVGTAPEHWPVKRGFDHYFGLIDGAGSYFQPTMPYRPNQHLTIALDDKPYDGIGKDWYSTDKYADYAVKYIKENKGTGKPFFLYMAFTSPHWPLMALPEDISRYKGRYINKGWDKLREERLARMKELGIVSKDTKLSPRDSNVPEWNSLTDKQKWDWDDKMAVYAAMVDRMDQNIGRIRAALRETGEDENTLIMFMSDNGASHESTNGPGFTPEVNAANAKPASEPGSFTSYGFWGANVSNTPMRMFKHWEYEGGTATPFIAYYPGMIKPHQSAQPGHIIDLMATCLDAAGVTYPKTYNGHNILPTEGISLLPLMEGKAWKGHDDLFFEHEGGRAVREGDWKLVSQYPQNKWQLYNIKEDRNELNDLADKYPDRVKAMEDKYKAWAAHAGVIPFESLPKGHGDL, from the coding sequence ATGAAAAAAGTATTTACCCTGCTGCTGGCCTCGTTGTGTGTTGCCGGTGTTTCGGCGCAGCAAAAGGCCGGAAAAAAGCCCAATATAATTATCATCCTGGCAGACGATATGGGCTATTCTGATATCAATTGTTTCGGCTCTGATATCGAGACGCCTAACATTAATGCGATGGCTAAAGGCGGCCTGGTAATGACTAATTTCTACAATGCCTCGCGTTGTTGCCCGTCGCGTGCCTCGCTGCTAACTGGTTTGTACCAGCATCAGGCTGGCGTTGGCGATATGGTGAATACTCGTCCGCAAGCGGCTTATCAGGGCTATTTGAATACCAATTGCGTAACCATTGCCGAGGCTTTGAAGGCGGGTGGTTATAACACCTACATGGCCGGTAAATGGCACGTGGGTACCGCGCCAGAGCATTGGCCGGTAAAACGGGGTTTTGATCATTACTTCGGTTTGATTGATGGTGCAGGCAGCTACTTTCAGCCAACGATGCCTTATCGCCCTAACCAACACCTAACCATCGCTTTAGATGATAAGCCTTATGACGGTATTGGCAAAGATTGGTACAGCACCGATAAATATGCCGACTACGCCGTTAAATACATTAAAGAAAATAAAGGTACCGGTAAGCCATTCTTCTTATACATGGCCTTTACCAGTCCGCACTGGCCGTTGATGGCGTTGCCTGAAGATATTTCGCGCTACAAAGGCCGCTACATTAATAAAGGCTGGGATAAGCTGCGCGAAGAGCGCCTGGCCAGAATGAAGGAGCTGGGCATCGTTTCAAAAGATACCAAACTATCTCCGCGCGACTCGAACGTGCCGGAGTGGAACTCACTTACCGACAAGCAAAAATGGGATTGGGACGATAAAATGGCCGTATATGCTGCCATGGTAGATCGGATGGACCAAAACATCGGCCGCATCCGCGCAGCGCTGCGCGAGACAGGTGAGGACGAGAATACGCTGATCATGTTTATGTCAGACAATGGCGCCAGCCACGAAAGTACCAATGGCCCCGGCTTTACGCCAGAGGTTAACGCCGCAAATGCTAAACCAGCCAGTGAGCCGGGATCATTTACCTCTTACGGTTTCTGGGGGGCCAATGTGAGTAACACACCTATGCGTATGTTTAAGCACTGGGAGTACGAGGGGGGCACCGCTACGCCGTTTATTGCTTACTATCCGGGTATGATCAAGCCACATCAGTCAGCGCAGCCGGGGCATATTATTGATCTGATGGCTACCTGTCTGGATGCAGCGGGCGTAACTTATCCAAAAACCTATAATGGTCATAACATTTTGCCAACCGAGGGCATCAGCTTGTTGCCATTGATGGAAGGCAAAGCCTGGAAGGGGCACGACGATCTGTTCTTTGAACACGAAGGTGGTCGGGCCGTGCGCGAGGGCGACTGGAAACTGGTATCGCAATACCCGCAAAATAAGTGGCAACTCTATAACATCAAAGAAGATCGTAACGAGCTGAATGACCTGGCCGATAAATACCCTGACCGCGTAAAAGCCATGGAAGATAAATACAAAGCCTGGGCCGCCCATGCCGGCGTAATTCCGTTTGAATCGCTGCCAAAAGGGCATGGAGACTTGTAG
- a CDS encoding rhamnogalacturonan acetylesterase has protein sequence MASACFSLNVQAQTPATSFKFDFGDGQPAKGYTAVGANTAFTDATGYGFDFGAKVNSVTRDAKKGVVGSYITSDKPFNFSVDVPEGNYKVTLTLGDIKGTSLTTVRAESRRLMLEKVATQSGETKKVSFIVNIRKPQISTGGEVRRNPREMGKYDWDDKLTLEFNDSQPCIDAVEIEKVDDQITVYLAGNSTVVDQDDEPWCAWGQMIPRFFKPGVAIADHAESGLTLGSFIGSHRLDKVMSLIKPGDYLFIEFGHNDQKEKGPNDGAWKSYTERFKTFINAARDKKAIPVIVTSTSRRMFNDSGKVVNTLGDYPAAARKVGQEMNVPVIDINAMTAKFYEALGDEPSKKAFVWYPAGTFPGQKDELHDNTHFNSYGAYEIAKCIIEGIRQNHLGLEKFLVDTPPFDPSHPDPVDQFSLPSSAKWSVVKPLGN, from the coding sequence TTGGCTTCAGCGTGTTTCTCGCTGAATGTGCAGGCACAAACTCCGGCCACTAGTTTTAAGTTCGATTTTGGCGACGGCCAGCCCGCAAAAGGATACACTGCCGTTGGCGCCAATACCGCTTTTACCGATGCAACAGGCTACGGTTTTGATTTTGGCGCAAAAGTAAACTCGGTAACCCGCGACGCAAAAAAAGGTGTTGTCGGCAGCTACATTACCAGTGATAAACCATTCAATTTTTCAGTAGACGTGCCCGAGGGCAATTACAAAGTAACCCTGACCCTTGGCGATATTAAAGGCACCAGCTTAACCACCGTAAGGGCCGAGTCACGCCGGTTAATGTTGGAAAAGGTGGCCACCCAAAGCGGCGAAACCAAAAAAGTAAGCTTTATTGTAAATATCCGTAAACCGCAGATCAGCACTGGTGGCGAGGTAAGGCGTAACCCGCGCGAGATGGGCAAATATGATTGGGACGATAAGCTGACGTTGGAGTTTAACGACAGCCAACCGTGCATTGATGCCGTGGAAATTGAAAAAGTGGATGATCAGATTACCGTTTACCTGGCCGGAAACTCTACGGTTGTAGATCAGGATGATGAGCCATGGTGTGCCTGGGGACAAATGATCCCGCGTTTCTTTAAGCCGGGCGTTGCTATTGCAGATCATGCTGAATCGGGCCTTACGCTGGGTAGCTTTATTGGCAGTCACCGTTTGGATAAAGTAATGAGTCTAATCAAACCTGGTGACTACCTGTTCATTGAGTTTGGCCATAACGATCAGAAAGAAAAAGGCCCGAATGATGGTGCCTGGAAATCATACACTGAGCGGTTTAAAACTTTTATTAATGCCGCACGCGATAAGAAGGCGATTCCGGTTATTGTGACATCTACCAGCCGCCGTATGTTTAATGATAGCGGCAAGGTGGTTAACACGCTGGGCGATTACCCTGCTGCAGCCCGCAAGGTAGGGCAGGAGATGAATGTACCGGTGATTGATATCAACGCCATGACCGCCAAATTTTATGAAGCCCTGGGCGACGAGCCATCAAAAAAAGCTTTTGTATGGTATCCGGCCGGAACGTTCCCCGGACAGAAAGACGAACTGCATGACAATACCCACTTTAACTCTTACGGCGCTTACGAGATTGCCAAATGTATTATAGAAGGCATCCGCCAGAATCATCTCGGATTGGAGAAATTCCTGGTAGATACGCCGCCGTTTGATCCGTCGCATCCAGATCCGGTAGATCAGTTCAGTCTGCCATCAAGTGCTAAATGGAGTGTGGTGAAACCGTTGGGGAATTAA
- a CDS encoding oligogalacturonate lyase family protein has protein sequence MMNRKVWLLNALLLCSTVFALAQDVPVMETGKNMPDAWIDKDTGHKIIRLVRRPGTSNTSFYFNNYCFVPQKGKGDLMVFRGSVEDKAMGDQLFSVNLKTLETKQLTNHKQIAGEMVCPKTSEAFYQSADSVFAVNIITGKNRFVYAFPADFKGSRAGTINADGTYLAVVKAGPQEKEIYAQYPEKKDYFDRIYDAHIEHVLYSLNVKTGVIKEIHRENEWTNHLLFSPVDPQILSYCHEGPWHKVDRIWNINIQTGENKLMHVRTIPREIAGHEFFGIGGQHEWFDLQKPVSTTFYLAGVDMKTGKEDRVYQMDRDEWSIHFNVTKDEKFFCGDGGDPGQVAHAKNGEWIYFFKPEGDKFKSEKLVNMKNHNYHLEPNVHFSPDEKWVIFRANFEGATQIYAAEIAKH, from the coding sequence ATGATGAACAGGAAAGTATGGCTATTGAATGCGTTGCTGCTTTGCAGTACCGTCTTTGCCCTGGCGCAGGATGTGCCGGTGATGGAAACAGGTAAAAACATGCCTGATGCATGGATAGATAAAGATACGGGCCATAAGATTATCAGATTGGTGCGCAGGCCGGGCACAAGCAATACCAGCTTCTATTTCAATAACTACTGTTTTGTACCCCAGAAGGGTAAAGGCGATTTGATGGTTTTTCGCGGAAGTGTTGAGGATAAAGCCATGGGCGATCAGCTTTTTAGCGTGAACCTGAAAACACTAGAAACCAAGCAGCTTACTAATCACAAGCAAATAGCTGGCGAGATGGTTTGCCCTAAAACCAGCGAAGCCTTTTATCAAAGTGCCGATAGTGTTTTTGCGGTAAACATCATCACCGGTAAAAATCGTTTTGTGTATGCTTTTCCCGCTGATTTTAAGGGGAGCCGGGCTGGTACTATCAATGCCGATGGTACTTACCTGGCCGTGGTAAAAGCCGGCCCGCAGGAAAAAGAGATCTATGCCCAGTATCCTGAAAAGAAAGACTATTTCGATCGTATTTATGATGCGCATATTGAGCACGTGCTATACAGTCTCAACGTAAAAACGGGTGTTATAAAAGAGATTCATCGCGAGAACGAATGGACCAATCACCTGTTGTTCTCGCCAGTAGATCCGCAGATCCTTTCTTATTGTCATGAAGGCCCTTGGCACAAGGTTGACCGTATTTGGAACATCAATATCCAAACCGGTGAGAATAAGCTGATGCACGTGCGTACCATTCCGCGTGAGATTGCCGGTCACGAATTTTTCGGCATTGGTGGCCAGCATGAGTGGTTTGATTTGCAGAAACCTGTAAGCACCACCTTTTACCTGGCTGGGGTAGATATGAAAACCGGGAAGGAAGACAGAGTTTACCAGATGGATCGTGATGAGTGGTCTATCCACTTTAATGTCACCAAAGACGAAAAGTTTTTCTGCGGCGATGGCGGTGATCCTGGACAAGTAGCCCACGCCAAGAACGGTGAGTGGATCTATTTCTTTAAGCCGGAAGGCGACAAATTCAAGTCGGAGAAGCTGGTGAATATGAAGAACCATAATTATCACCTCGAACCAAACGTACACTTTTCGCCTGATGAAAAATGGGTAATCTTCCGTGCCAATTTTGAAGGTGCCACCCAGATCTACGCAGCCGAAATTGCCAAACACTAA